A stretch of Desulfitobacterium dichloroeliminans LMG P-21439 DNA encodes these proteins:
- a CDS encoding citrate/2-methylcitrate synthase gives MENYEGKQFEETMLDNLCDLTTKKGPIDQELYSKYEVKRGLRDLDGRGVLVGLTEIGEVHSYIIDEGEMVPVPGRLIYRGYDIDDLARGFMEDNRFGFEETAYLLLFGDLPNKQELLDFHHLLDIYQKLPDNFARDMILNLPSKDIMNGMARSVLGFYSYDSNPDDTSIRNVLKQCIRLIAAFPSLAVYSYQAYTHYHGNESLVIHSPQPELSLAENILYMLRPNHKYTQLEARLLDLALVLHAEHGGGNNSSFVTHVVTSTGTDTYSAIASALGSLKGPKHGGANHKVIQMFHDIKENISDWQDEEQLSAYLNRILLKEAFDRSGLIYGIGHAVYSISDPRAMVLKHYASKLAAEKGLENEFKLYAKVEELAPQIIAKHMKIYKGVSANVDFYSGFVYQMLNLPLEMFTPIFALSRIAGWSAHRIEEIVNGGKIIRPAYKNVIPRQAYVPLNER, from the coding sequence ATGGAAAATTATGAAGGAAAACAATTTGAAGAAACTATGCTAGATAATCTATGTGATCTCACCACAAAAAAAGGGCCGATTGACCAGGAGCTCTACAGCAAGTATGAAGTCAAACGGGGTCTGCGTGATTTAGATGGTAGAGGAGTACTGGTTGGCTTAACAGAAATCGGTGAGGTTCATTCTTATATTATCGATGAAGGGGAAATGGTCCCCGTCCCAGGCCGCCTTATCTACCGAGGGTATGATATCGATGATCTTGCCCGGGGTTTTATGGAGGATAATCGTTTCGGCTTCGAAGAAACGGCCTACCTTCTTCTCTTCGGGGACTTACCTAACAAACAAGAGCTGTTGGATTTTCATCATCTTCTCGATATCTATCAAAAGCTCCCCGATAATTTCGCTCGCGATATGATTCTCAATTTACCAAGTAAAGATATTATGAATGGTATGGCACGAAGTGTCCTAGGTTTCTATAGCTACGATTCCAATCCCGATGATACGTCAATACGAAACGTACTTAAGCAATGCATCCGATTGATTGCCGCTTTCCCTTCTTTAGCGGTCTATAGTTACCAGGCCTATACCCACTATCATGGCAATGAAAGCTTGGTCATCCATAGTCCTCAACCAGAACTGAGCCTTGCCGAGAATATCTTATACATGCTTCGCCCCAACCACAAATATACACAACTTGAAGCAAGACTTCTTGATCTGGCCCTCGTCCTCCACGCGGAACACGGTGGCGGGAATAACTCCTCCTTTGTTACCCATGTCGTCACTTCGACAGGGACGGATACTTACTCAGCGATAGCCTCTGCACTTGGCTCTCTTAAAGGACCCAAACATGGCGGTGCCAACCACAAAGTCATTCAGATGTTCCATGATATTAAAGAGAATATCTCCGATTGGCAAGATGAAGAGCAGCTTAGCGCTTACTTGAACCGAATTCTTCTGAAGGAAGCCTTCGACCGCTCCGGATTAATCTACGGCATTGGCCATGCAGTCTACTCCATCTCCGACCCAAGAGCCATGGTGCTTAAGCATTATGCTTCGAAGCTTGCCGCTGAAAAGGGTTTAGAGAACGAATTCAAGCTTTACGCTAAAGTAGAGGAGCTAGCACCTCAGATTATTGCTAAACACATGAAGATTTATAAAGGCGTTAGTGCTAATGTGGACTTCTACTCAGGATTCGTTTATCAAATGCTTAATCTTCCTTTAGAAATGTTCACCCCTATTTTTGCCCTTTCCCGAATTGCCGGTTGGAGTGCTCATCGGATTGAAGAAATTGTCAATGGCGGAAAAATTATTCGCCCCGCCTATAAGAATGTCATCCCCCGCCAGGCATATGTTCCTTTGAATGAGAGATAA
- a CDS encoding benzoate/H(+) symporter BenE family transporter, which produces MGTSLSRNRLKDLNLRNMAAGLVSALIAITGPPAIILEAAANGNFTTEQTIMWMFSCYVFGGLFSIVIPWHYKMPIVGAHTITGVAFLATVTAQFSYANLLGAYLVSALLMLAIGVLGVFSKLLDYVPKEIIAVMLAGMITSYMVNFITSITKLPLIGGGALLAFLIFSKWKTKVPPMVAGVFTAALLLFLTQPLAGITLGTDVVMPTLQMPAFNPLSFLSVSIPLALLILSNDAAVGLGALEQNDYKPPVNKVIALSGIFSILASFFGGQSANVAGMMSAICSDKEAGPKEKRYMGAVVSGVILLGFGLFAWKLVPLIQVLPKSFISLLVGFALLGVFGNSLSTGFSNPKIKISAALTFVIAFSNITIFNISAPVWSLLMGTLVARFIESR; this is translated from the coding sequence TTGGGGACTAGCTTAAGCAGGAATAGACTTAAGGATTTAAATCTGCGCAATATGGCTGCAGGACTTGTCTCTGCACTGATTGCAATCACGGGACCGCCAGCCATTATTCTGGAAGCGGCTGCTAATGGCAACTTTACAACCGAACAGACCATCATGTGGATGTTTTCTTGTTATGTGTTTGGGGGACTCTTCAGTATCGTTATCCCTTGGCATTACAAGATGCCTATAGTTGGGGCGCATACCATTACGGGCGTTGCTTTTCTGGCTACTGTGACGGCTCAGTTTAGTTATGCCAATCTCTTGGGTGCTTATCTTGTTTCTGCACTATTGATGTTAGCTATCGGTGTATTAGGCGTTTTTTCCAAGCTTCTTGATTATGTTCCGAAAGAGATTATTGCTGTGATGCTGGCGGGCATGATTACCAGCTATATGGTGAATTTCATTACTTCCATCACGAAGCTGCCTTTGATTGGAGGAGGGGCTCTATTAGCTTTCCTTATCTTCAGCAAATGGAAGACTAAAGTTCCTCCCATGGTGGCGGGAGTGTTCACCGCGGCGCTCTTATTATTCCTGACGCAGCCGTTGGCGGGAATCACCCTTGGCACCGATGTAGTGATGCCTACCTTACAAATGCCTGCGTTTAATCCGCTCAGTTTTTTATCGGTATCAATTCCTTTGGCTTTATTGATTTTGAGCAACGATGCAGCGGTTGGTTTAGGGGCTTTAGAACAAAATGATTATAAGCCACCTGTCAACAAGGTCATCGCCTTAAGTGGGATATTCTCGATACTTGCCAGCTTTTTTGGAGGGCAATCGGCCAATGTGGCGGGTATGATGTCCGCCATTTGTTCTGATAAAGAGGCCGGTCCTAAGGAAAAACGCTATATGGGGGCGGTGGTCTCGGGAGTCATTCTTCTTGGCTTTGGCTTGTTTGCCTGGAAACTGGTGCCGCTGATCCAAGTCTTGCCCAAATCCTTTATCTCACTGCTGGTAGGCTTTGCTTTGTTGGGAGTGTTTGGCAATAGCTTATCGACTGGTTTTTCCAACCCTAAGATCAAAATAAGTGCGGCTCTTACCTTTGTGATTGCCTTCTCGAACATTACCATCTTTAATATTAGTGCGCCGGTCTGGTCGTTGCTAATGGGGACGTTAGTCGCACGATTTATCGAATCGCGGTAA
- a CDS encoding accessory gene regulator ArgB-like protein — translation MISLNEMSNDLTNIITKDLDYNDDKKEIVAYAIETSLHSVIGVLLLILFALLVGAVKTALIAAVFGVILRRFSGGAHFDTPTKCLIFGAILYSGLGVLTQKLVEYRVVTDLMLWACLGVALIIVSILAPVDSANKPIHSAKLKRNLKGLSIAFVIVSFVIVLISSNAMLNVSLSLGILYQSLTLLPLFNHGGGG, via the coding sequence ATGATTAGCCTTAATGAAATGAGTAATGACTTGACTAATATTATCACGAAAGATTTGGATTATAATGACGACAAAAAAGAGATTGTTGCTTATGCCATCGAGACATCACTACATTCGGTAATAGGTGTCTTGCTTTTGATTCTTTTTGCCTTATTAGTCGGTGCAGTCAAGACAGCCCTTATCGCGGCCGTCTTTGGAGTGATACTCCGCAGGTTTTCCGGAGGGGCACATTTTGATACCCCCACTAAATGCCTTATTTTTGGGGCAATCTTGTATAGTGGTCTTGGGGTGCTGACCCAAAAGCTAGTGGAGTACCGGGTCGTTACTGATTTAATGCTGTGGGCATGCTTAGGCGTTGCCTTAATTATCGTTAGTATTTTGGCCCCGGTCGATAGCGCGAATAAACCGATTCACTCTGCAAAACTAAAAAGAAATTTAAAAGGCTTATCCATCGCATTTGTTATAGTAAGTTTTGTTATTGTTTTAATATCATCTAATGCGATGCTAAATGTCAGCTTGAGTTTGGGAATACTCTATCAATCCTTAACCTTGCTGCCGCTATTTAATCATGGGGGAGGTGGATAA
- a CDS encoding cyclic lactone autoinducer peptide produces the protein MKKTIFAALATSLMVLASATSVFACAIWAYQPKTPKSLQK, from the coding sequence GTGAAAAAGACAATCTTTGCAGCACTCGCCACATCATTGATGGTCCTAGCCAGCGCAACATCCGTATTTGCATGCGCAATCTGGGCCTATCAACCCAAAACGCCGAAATCCTTGCAGAAATAA
- a CDS encoding ATP-binding protein, translating to MGRGLSNRSIIQSTLLNITISVFILSMILIFLFGQTFWQKESIKLDYELLSIAIEAKERIVSQYIERLAEDNASSRLSENNDIQKLSGKIEPLLQEASPYSVAYYDIEADWVFSEEEKIKYTLDQILPNLSENNGTQHLRLEHLSLVSISIVQDNQLLGYVWAFADNPEFNLISFSSVNIFFVFIFALLSIIILLINKHLKNIQTQLENFSESIVHPETVPMWDVSKLPELVPVFHKIMDYTQELSSMNEELLESQQRLTQIMEGISDGLLSLDTEWRILFYNQVTKKHFNLSDKDLYMKSVFQVIPGFQNTTTHQLFASTFNQLEPRYFEADGIVVKGKYYNFSVYPFHGGITIFFRDITERRLQQQEMGRLERLNLIGQMAAGISHEIRNPLTTVKGFLQLRSSKVNDPEEKEYNELMISEIDRANTIITEFLSLAKSNIVHNTEQDINQIIYRIFPMIQADANNTGKEILLNLNPLPSLTLNENEIRQLLLNLVRNALEVTSTGGCIIIRTYEEGNHVILAVQDQGPGIPAEIQEKIGTPFFTTKESGTGLGIAISMGIAHRNNGDLGFETSSQGTTFKAKFKKLTLVTG from the coding sequence ATGGGCAGAGGACTTTCTAATCGATCAATTATTCAATCCACCTTATTAAATATTACAATAAGTGTTTTTATTCTCAGCATGATTCTAATTTTCTTATTCGGCCAAACTTTTTGGCAGAAGGAATCGATTAAGCTGGATTATGAATTATTAAGTATCGCCATTGAGGCTAAGGAAAGAATTGTAAGCCAATACATAGAGAGGCTTGCTGAGGATAACGCCAGTTCACGGCTTTCGGAAAACAATGACATACAAAAACTGAGTGGTAAAATAGAACCCCTCCTTCAAGAGGCATCTCCCTATTCGGTGGCCTATTATGACATTGAGGCGGATTGGGTCTTTTCCGAAGAGGAAAAGATTAAGTATACGCTGGATCAAATTCTGCCGAATTTAAGTGAGAATAATGGTACACAGCATTTGCGGCTTGAACATTTGAGTCTCGTAAGTATTTCGATTGTACAGGACAATCAATTATTAGGGTATGTGTGGGCCTTTGCCGACAACCCCGAATTCAACTTGATTTCCTTTTCCAGCGTAAATATATTCTTTGTGTTTATTTTTGCACTTTTAAGTATTATTATTCTTTTAATTAATAAACATCTAAAAAATATTCAAACCCAACTAGAGAATTTCAGTGAGTCCATTGTTCATCCTGAGACTGTACCCATGTGGGATGTTTCCAAGCTGCCAGAGCTAGTGCCAGTTTTTCATAAGATCATGGATTATACTCAAGAGCTTAGTAGTATGAATGAAGAGTTACTGGAGTCTCAGCAACGATTGACCCAGATTATGGAGGGCATCTCCGATGGATTGCTTTCTTTAGATACGGAATGGCGGATACTATTTTATAATCAAGTGACCAAGAAACACTTCAATCTTTCGGATAAAGATTTGTATATGAAAAGCGTTTTTCAAGTTATTCCAGGGTTCCAGAACACAACAACCCATCAGTTATTTGCCTCGACCTTCAACCAGCTGGAGCCTCGTTATTTTGAAGCGGATGGGATAGTTGTTAAAGGGAAGTATTATAACTTTAGCGTGTATCCTTTTCATGGGGGAATCACAATTTTCTTTAGGGATATTACGGAACGAAGGTTGCAACAGCAGGAGATGGGTCGCCTTGAACGGCTTAACCTAATCGGTCAAATGGCGGCAGGGATTAGCCATGAAATCAGAAATCCCCTTACCACGGTCAAGGGTTTTCTGCAGTTGCGCAGTTCCAAGGTGAATGACCCAGAAGAAAAAGAATACAATGAGCTGATGATCTCTGAAATTGATCGGGCGAATACGATTATTACCGAATTCCTATCTTTGGCGAAAAGCAATATAGTTCATAATACGGAACAGGATATCAATCAAATCATATATCGGATTTTCCCCATGATTCAGGCTGATGCTAATAACACGGGTAAGGAAATCTTACTCAACCTAAATCCGCTGCCGAGCTTAACATTGAACGAAAATGAAATTCGCCAATTGTTGCTCAATCTCGTGCGCAATGCTTTAGAGGTTACTTCGACAGGCGGATGCATCATCATTCGCACGTATGAGGAAGGAAATCATGTAATCTTAGCTGTTCAGGATCAAGGGCCCGGTATTCCTGCGGAAATCCAAGAGAAAATCGGTACTCCCTTCTTTACCACCAAAGAAAGTGGTACAGGTTTAGGTATTGCTATCTCTATGGGCATTGCTCATCGCAATAATGGTGATTTGGGTTTTGAGACGAGTAGCCAAGGCACGACCTTTAAGGCTAAGTTTAAAAAGCTTACCTTAGTCACTGGCTGA
- the nadA gene encoding quinolinate synthase NadA yields MNMSQKPLPEQYLSLSEEEMDRRIQQAKKVLGSKLVILGHHYQRDEVVRYCDHRGDSLKLSQLAAQAKDAEFIVFCGVHFMAETADILGAPEQKVILPDLDAGCPMADMAELEDVERCWNQITAQYQAEFVPVTYVNSTAEVKAFCGRHGGLTCTSSNALKILKTLFNEGKHVLFLPDEHLGRNTAIQLGLEEEDMFQWQRENWDIELPKVAPQIILWDGYCGVHQRFTPAHVDYVRSQYPGITVIVHPECSHAVVEKSDLSGSTDFIIRQITAAPAGSVWAVGTEINLVSRLAKENPDKTVICLNENVCLCVMMSRISQPHLLWVLENLQQGKVVNQISVKPEIAKDAVVALERMLELSK; encoded by the coding sequence ATGAACATGAGTCAAAAGCCTCTACCGGAGCAGTATCTTTCTCTCAGTGAGGAGGAAATGGATCGACGGATTCAGCAAGCGAAGAAAGTGTTGGGTTCGAAGCTCGTGATATTAGGACACCATTATCAACGAGATGAGGTTGTTCGCTATTGCGATCACCGCGGAGATTCCTTGAAGCTTTCTCAATTGGCTGCCCAAGCGAAGGATGCTGAGTTCATTGTTTTTTGTGGTGTGCATTTTATGGCGGAGACCGCTGATATTTTGGGTGCGCCTGAGCAGAAGGTTATCCTGCCGGATTTAGATGCGGGCTGTCCTATGGCTGATATGGCAGAACTAGAAGATGTGGAGCGATGTTGGAATCAGATTACCGCCCAGTACCAAGCGGAATTTGTGCCTGTAACCTATGTGAACTCTACGGCGGAAGTCAAAGCCTTTTGTGGCCGTCATGGGGGGTTAACCTGTACCTCTTCCAATGCCCTGAAGATCCTTAAGACTCTGTTTAATGAGGGCAAGCATGTGCTCTTCCTTCCCGATGAGCATCTCGGTCGCAATACCGCTATCCAACTGGGCTTAGAGGAAGAAGATATGTTCCAATGGCAGCGAGAGAACTGGGATATTGAATTGCCGAAGGTCGCCCCGCAGATTATTCTTTGGGATGGCTACTGCGGTGTTCATCAGAGATTTACTCCCGCCCATGTGGATTATGTCCGGAGTCAGTATCCGGGCATTACGGTGATTGTCCATCCGGAATGTAGTCATGCTGTAGTAGAAAAATCCGATTTGAGCGGCTCCACCGATTTTATCATTCGTCAAATTACGGCAGCTCCTGCCGGCAGTGTGTGGGCGGTGGGAACGGAGATCAATCTAGTCAGTCGCTTGGCCAAGGAAAATCCCGATAAAACCGTCATCTGCTTGAATGAAAATGTTTGCCTCTGTGTGATGATGAGCCGTATCAGCCAGCCCCATCTCCTATGGGTTTTGGAAAACCTACAGCAAGGCAAGGTGGTCAATCAGATTAGCGTCAAGCCTGAAATAGCTAAGGATGCTGTGGTGGCTCTCGAACGCATGCTGGAGTTGAGTAAGTAA
- a CDS encoding LysR family transcriptional regulator, whose translation MRIEQLYYLVEVSKNKSLTVAAEQIHVSQQNLSVAIRNLEKEFNVELLVRSHKGISLTSEGEEFVNKAQEILTKIDELNSLFNKKQLAKKVLKGSLCIDVVPYMTLPDILVSFYKLHPQVNVILKEHSPQEIISNVAEGKSDVGIIFRTGEDQGFSETISDLGLNYENILDDKIFVCAGKKSSLKKKRVISHTELFEQNLIVSEDLYGWILDTIKRYQDPSSIQIQKSNSMQIYKKMIEEGLAVGFVTGIGLEKELIFKKGEVVPIAIEKHNNITIGLVYSSVNSQTELCKEFISYLKLTTQDYHC comes from the coding sequence ATGCGTATTGAGCAGCTATACTATCTTGTTGAGGTGAGCAAGAATAAATCCCTGACTGTTGCTGCGGAGCAGATTCATGTGTCCCAACAGAATCTTAGTGTTGCCATTCGTAATTTGGAGAAGGAGTTTAATGTTGAGCTTTTAGTACGTTCCCATAAGGGTATATCCCTTACCAGTGAGGGGGAGGAATTTGTCAATAAAGCACAGGAGATTTTGACAAAGATTGACGAGCTGAATTCTCTATTTAATAAGAAACAGCTTGCCAAAAAAGTCCTTAAAGGTAGCCTCTGCATTGACGTGGTTCCTTACATGACCCTCCCGGATATTCTGGTTTCCTTTTATAAACTGCACCCCCAGGTCAATGTCATTTTAAAGGAGCACAGTCCTCAAGAAATTATAAGTAATGTAGCTGAGGGGAAAAGTGACGTTGGTATTATCTTCCGCACAGGCGAGGATCAGGGATTTTCTGAGACCATCTCTGACCTGGGATTGAACTATGAAAATATTCTTGACGATAAGATTTTTGTTTGTGCCGGAAAAAAGTCCTCCCTTAAGAAAAAGCGTGTGATCTCGCATACCGAACTCTTTGAACAAAACTTGATTGTATCCGAAGATCTCTATGGGTGGATTCTGGATACTATCAAGCGTTATCAGGACCCCTCTTCTATACAGATTCAGAAATCAAATAGTATGCAGATCTATAAAAAAATGATTGAAGAAGGTTTAGCAGTGGGTTTTGTTACCGGAATTGGTTTGGAAAAAGAGCTTATTTTCAAGAAGGGGGAAGTAGTTCCTATAGCCATCGAAAAGCACAATAATATCACCATTGGGTTGGTGTATTCTAGTGTTAATTCACAGACAGAGCTCTGTAAGGAATTCATTAGCTATCTTAAATTAACAACACAAGATTATCATTGCTGA
- a CDS encoding 3-hydroxyacyl-CoA dehydrogenase family protein, translating to MNIVVIGSGVMGPGIAQVFLMGGHHVIMSDIKVEALAEGTKEIRNSLTLMASKGITNQDVTTLMSNFQTMTSLEEAVKDADLVIEAIPEVINIKQKVYEDLDQFCPKDTVIVSNTSALPLPEIFPHFRPGSFFVAHFMNPPQIIPLVEIVKNDKTNPEKVAWLREVLEKCGKKPIVINQFIKGFLINRMQTAMAREALYLYEKGVVSLEDLDVANTACIGFKSAWQGTFETMDYIGLDTCAFAYNIIFPDLCNDTTVPATVTQKVKEGKLGLKSGEGFFTYPEDSNEVSMQRQAGLLEQLKLFNDYIKE from the coding sequence ATGAATATAGTTGTTATTGGCTCAGGTGTTATGGGACCTGGTATTGCTCAGGTATTCCTCATGGGTGGACATCATGTAATTATGTCTGATATTAAGGTGGAAGCCTTAGCGGAAGGAACTAAAGAAATACGTAATAGTCTAACCTTAATGGCATCCAAAGGGATCACCAATCAGGATGTCACGACCCTAATGAGCAATTTCCAAACCATGACCAGCTTAGAAGAAGCAGTGAAAGATGCGGACTTAGTCATAGAAGCTATCCCTGAGGTTATTAACATAAAACAAAAGGTTTATGAGGATTTAGATCAGTTCTGCCCTAAAGATACTGTTATTGTCAGCAATACATCGGCCTTGCCATTACCAGAGATATTTCCCCATTTTCGTCCGGGAAGTTTCTTCGTGGCTCACTTTATGAATCCACCCCAAATCATACCCTTAGTAGAAATAGTGAAAAACGACAAAACAAATCCAGAAAAAGTAGCTTGGCTCCGAGAAGTACTAGAGAAGTGTGGAAAAAAACCTATTGTCATCAATCAATTTATCAAAGGTTTCCTCATCAACCGGATGCAGACAGCTATGGCTCGGGAAGCCCTGTACCTCTATGAAAAAGGAGTTGTTTCTCTAGAGGATCTGGATGTAGCAAATACAGCTTGTATCGGATTCAAATCCGCATGGCAAGGAACTTTTGAAACCATGGATTACATCGGCTTAGATACCTGTGCCTTTGCTTACAATATCATTTTCCCGGATCTTTGCAATGACACGACAGTTCCCGCTACAGTGACCCAAAAAGTTAAGGAAGGGAAATTAGGCTTAAAATCAGGGGAAGGATTCTTCACCTATCCAGAGGATTCTAATGAGGTCTCCATGCAGCGACAAGCAGGTCTTTTAGAACAGCTTAAACTCTTTAACGATTACATTAAAGAATAA
- a CDS encoding MFS transporter, producing MNTKFSLSPRQKALWPILILGAFFEGFDDALINIALPYIKADFNLTTQMSGYALSIIAFGTMVAFFVSRMADTIGRRRVFLTCVYLYSTCSFLTAFSPNIQVFIFFQFVARIFLIGCWSVGYVILCEEFSTEHRGKAVGRFQLTAVFGALLIGILLPVFTSFGLSWRALYVVGAIPIIPVYLMRKNLPETEAFLQIQEEKKEGNRAQKEDFFGPWRSPFTKYMVVMCLVWVFLYFGVKGSLNFFSLRVVSELSWTPNMVSLGLVLQTLTGIFVIAMNGKMMDVIGRKRAATIIIIVGCVFSVLTFTLTGFYPVLICSIISAGFVNSFLIVGSTLTNELFPTEIRANAMAWSNNIVGRMGQIIVPTAVTTMAIWLGLGNATAVAVALPLISLILILFFLPETGMKKPKNIDPLNPNAISK from the coding sequence ATGAACACAAAATTCTCCTTAAGCCCGCGTCAAAAAGCCCTATGGCCCATCCTCATCTTGGGGGCGTTTTTCGAAGGCTTCGATGATGCATTGATCAATATTGCTTTACCTTATATTAAAGCAGATTTCAATCTGACCACCCAGATGTCCGGCTATGCACTGTCCATTATTGCCTTTGGTACCATGGTAGCCTTCTTTGTTTCGCGCATGGCGGACACTATCGGTCGCCGCAGAGTATTTTTAACCTGCGTGTATTTGTATTCTACGTGCAGCTTCTTGACAGCTTTTTCTCCTAATATCCAAGTGTTTATCTTCTTCCAATTTGTAGCTCGGATCTTCTTAATAGGCTGTTGGTCTGTGGGATATGTAATTCTTTGTGAGGAGTTCTCCACGGAGCATCGAGGAAAAGCTGTGGGGAGATTCCAGTTGACTGCTGTATTCGGGGCTTTGCTGATTGGAATTCTGCTTCCCGTTTTCACTAGTTTTGGTTTAAGCTGGCGAGCTCTTTATGTAGTAGGTGCTATTCCTATCATTCCTGTTTACCTTATGAGAAAGAATTTGCCTGAAACAGAGGCTTTTCTACAGATACAAGAAGAAAAGAAGGAAGGCAATCGTGCGCAGAAGGAAGATTTCTTTGGTCCTTGGCGGAGTCCTTTTACCAAGTATATGGTCGTCATGTGTCTGGTATGGGTATTCCTTTATTTCGGAGTCAAAGGATCCTTGAACTTCTTCTCCCTCAGAGTGGTTAGTGAATTAAGCTGGACTCCCAACATGGTAAGCTTAGGCCTCGTTCTCCAAACCCTTACTGGAATCTTCGTCATTGCCATGAACGGTAAAATGATGGACGTCATCGGACGCAAGCGTGCTGCTACCATCATCATCATCGTTGGTTGTGTATTTAGTGTATTGACCTTTACTCTAACAGGCTTCTACCCAGTACTGATCTGCAGCATTATTTCCGCGGGATTTGTTAACTCTTTCTTAATCGTAGGTTCCACTTTAACGAACGAGCTCTTCCCAACGGAAATCCGTGCGAATGCCATGGCTTGGTCCAATAACATCGTCGGCCGAATGGGACAGATTATTGTTCCTACCGCGGTTACTACTATGGCAATCTGGCTAGGCCTAGGAAATGCAACAGCCGTTGCCGTGGCTTTACCCTTAATTTCCCTCATATTAATTCTTTTCTTCTTGCCGGAAACGGGGATGAAGAAACCGAAAAATATCGACCCCTTAAATCCAAATGCTATTTCCAAGTAA